In Labilithrix sp., the following proteins share a genomic window:
- a CDS encoding DUF885 domain-containing protein, giving the protein MRKVVRIALVALAACAPAAPLSINKSLPAPPTSVPDAAAPPPAPDPFPDDAEIAKATEAYLDLFVDVHPEAATALGLHRRDGELDDRSIAGHDQATAREQEMLESLERRFASPRASVAAKTDLALLLGALRVDVRVRRVDRPLQRRPQVYVEPLDAVFQLVARDFAPAPERAKDVVARLEKVPKTIALAKDNLLNPPKVWTEIAIEKASGAKAFLEQQRPFLSAALPGDARADSALKAALAAYEDYARYLRSDVMKSSNGRFAAGRELYEYLLANDAFLEEDADAVLAIGKRVFAETNDRMTELAKKIDPGAPGWPAVTAKIKGKHPTADDLVATYQKEVKRARDFLVANAAVPFPPDDDLSVIETPAFMRATLTAAYDAPPAFDDRSSKGFFFVTPIDKNDSPARQEAMLRENDYADIVDTVVHEAYPGHHLQLSFARRSPSRARRVFDHAIMSEGWALYAEELMAELGYYDDEQRLIQLQWALVRAARVVIDVGLHVGGMTFEQAVKVLTDEVHLERPLAISEARRYTEDPTQPSAYIVGREKILELRRRAREQGGASFSLERFHGDLLARGTIPPSLAAREMFPAP; this is encoded by the coding sequence GTGCGCAAAGTCGTTCGCATCGCGCTCGTCGCGCTGGCCGCGTGCGCGCCGGCGGCGCCTCTCTCTATTAACAAGTCGCTCCCGGCTCCGCCCACCTCGGTCCCGGACGCCGCCGCGCCGCCGCCGGCGCCGGATCCGTTCCCCGACGACGCCGAGATCGCGAAGGCGACGGAGGCGTACCTCGATCTCTTCGTCGACGTGCACCCCGAGGCGGCGACGGCGCTCGGCCTCCACCGGCGCGACGGCGAGCTCGACGATCGATCGATCGCGGGGCACGATCAGGCGACCGCGCGCGAGCAGGAGATGCTCGAGTCGCTCGAGCGGCGGTTCGCGTCGCCGCGCGCGTCGGTCGCGGCGAAGACCGATCTCGCGCTCCTCCTCGGCGCGCTGCGCGTCGACGTCCGCGTCCGCCGCGTCGACCGCCCGCTCCAGCGACGCCCGCAGGTCTACGTCGAGCCGCTCGACGCGGTGTTCCAGCTCGTCGCGCGCGATTTCGCGCCCGCGCCCGAGCGCGCGAAGGACGTCGTCGCGCGCCTCGAGAAGGTCCCGAAGACGATCGCGCTCGCGAAGGACAACCTCCTCAACCCGCCGAAGGTGTGGACCGAGATCGCGATCGAGAAGGCGAGCGGCGCGAAGGCCTTCCTCGAGCAGCAGCGGCCCTTCCTCTCCGCCGCGCTCCCCGGCGACGCGCGAGCCGACTCCGCGCTCAAGGCCGCGCTCGCGGCGTACGAGGACTACGCGCGCTACCTCCGGAGCGACGTGATGAAGTCGTCGAACGGCCGCTTCGCCGCGGGGCGGGAGCTCTACGAATACCTCCTCGCGAACGACGCGTTCCTCGAGGAGGACGCCGACGCCGTCCTCGCGATCGGCAAGCGCGTCTTCGCGGAGACGAACGACCGGATGACGGAGCTCGCGAAGAAGATCGATCCCGGCGCGCCCGGCTGGCCCGCCGTCACCGCGAAGATCAAGGGCAAGCACCCGACCGCGGACGACCTCGTCGCGACGTACCAGAAGGAGGTCAAGCGCGCGCGCGACTTCCTCGTCGCGAACGCGGCGGTGCCGTTCCCGCCCGACGACGATCTCTCCGTCATCGAGACGCCGGCCTTCATGCGCGCGACGCTGACCGCGGCCTACGACGCGCCGCCCGCGTTCGATGACCGGTCGAGCAAGGGCTTCTTCTTCGTCACGCCGATCGACAAGAACGACTCGCCGGCGCGGCAAGAGGCGATGCTGCGCGAGAACGACTACGCCGACATCGTCGACACGGTCGTGCACGAGGCCTATCCCGGCCACCACTTGCAGCTCTCGTTCGCGCGGAGGAGCCCGTCGCGCGCGCGGCGCGTCTTCGATCACGCGATCATGAGCGAGGGCTGGGCGCTCTACGCCGAGGAGCTGATGGCGGAGCTCGGCTACTACGACGACGAGCAGCGGCTCATCCAGCTCCAGTGGGCGCTCGTCCGCGCGGCGCGCGTGGTCATCGACGTCGGTCTCCACGTCGGCGGCATGACGTTCGAGCAGGCGGTGAAGGTGCTGACCGACGAGGTCCACCTCGAGCGCCCGCTCGCGATCTCGGAGGCGCGGCGCTACACCGAGGACCCCACCCAGCCGAGCGCGTACATCGTCGGCCGCGAGAAGATCCTCGAGCTGCGGCGGCGCGCGCGCGAGCAGGGCGGCGCGAGCTTCTCGCTCGAACGGTTCCACGGCGACCTCCTCGCGCGCGGCACGATCCCGCCGAGCCTCGCCGCGCGCGAGATGTTCCCCGCGCCCTGA
- a CDS encoding fatty acid desaturase family protein — protein sequence MSDPQQQHDASALESGYTAGHRTYELCGIVLACTLTGWLCVRIAQSPSLSGWWMPLAGLVGILLADFTSGFVHWLFDTWGGVDTPVVGKLAIRTFRHHHVDQKAITRHDFIETNGHNISLTVIYSVVGLYVFRSGKEITLVDVFIGQFLVCATFFTGFTSQIHKWAHEDKPAKVVALLQRARLILAPEHHSVHHSAPYNRNYCITVGWLNGPLRAIRFFETLERTITAVTGAIPREDDIGLDAAVAVAVEEGSTAEPEPAKLTTRE from the coding sequence ATGAGTGATCCGCAGCAGCAGCACGACGCCTCGGCGCTCGAGTCCGGCTACACCGCCGGGCATCGGACGTACGAGCTCTGCGGGATCGTGCTCGCCTGCACGCTGACGGGATGGCTCTGCGTCCGGATCGCGCAGAGCCCCTCGCTCTCGGGCTGGTGGATGCCGCTCGCGGGCCTCGTCGGCATCCTCCTCGCCGACTTCACGTCCGGCTTCGTCCACTGGCTCTTCGACACGTGGGGCGGCGTCGACACGCCGGTCGTCGGCAAGCTCGCGATCCGCACGTTCCGTCACCACCACGTCGATCAGAAGGCGATCACGCGCCACGACTTCATCGAGACGAACGGGCACAACATCTCGCTCACCGTCATCTACAGCGTCGTCGGCCTCTACGTCTTCCGCAGCGGCAAGGAGATCACGCTCGTCGACGTGTTCATCGGCCAGTTCCTCGTCTGCGCGACGTTCTTCACCGGGTTCACGAGCCAGATCCACAAGTGGGCGCACGAGGACAAGCCGGCGAAGGTCGTCGCGCTCCTCCAGCGCGCGCGGCTGATCCTCGCGCCGGAGCACCACTCGGTGCACCACTCGGCGCCGTACAACCGCAACTACTGCATCACGGTCGGCTGGCTCAACGGGCCGCTCCGCGCGATCCGCTTCTTCGAGACGCTCGAGCGGACGATCACCGCGGTCACGGGCGCGATCCCGCGCGAGGACGACATCGGGCTCGACGCGGCGGTGGCGGTCGCGGTCGAGGAGGGCTCCACCGCGGAGCCCGAGCCCGCGAAGCTCACGACGCGGGAATGA
- a CDS encoding arginase family protein → MTPLEELALLLRPAGGGLYLVSTGRAEQEAMQRRLYRAGSAAEVDARFRDNLARIATARAIVLGIPSDVGAGFRRGANLGPQAMRSALLDALPELPDRADELGVVDVGDVFVVPQLLHDEMLSEGQKAATRAALYPNVSEALPVSPLSIAERALDLVFSLNPNVAPVILGGDHSTAWPAVSALSRARKDRWGVVQPDAHTDLLEHRLGIKICFATWSWHINEIFGRDGRLVQVGTRASRHDRGHWESGLGVRQFWAEECLRDPAGSLDRLVAHLKEKKVSGVYFSNDIDGTDAKWADATGTPEPGGLEPDFVVELIRRLGSEVGLIGGDVMEVAPPLKEDDKTVQLAVRYLRETLGAICHASL, encoded by the coding sequence GTGACGCCGCTCGAGGAGCTCGCGCTGCTGCTTCGGCCCGCCGGGGGTGGGCTCTACCTCGTCTCCACCGGGCGCGCAGAGCAGGAGGCGATGCAGAGGCGCCTCTACCGCGCCGGGTCCGCGGCCGAGGTCGACGCGCGCTTCCGCGACAACCTCGCGCGGATCGCCACCGCGCGCGCGATCGTGCTCGGCATCCCCTCCGACGTGGGCGCCGGCTTCCGCCGCGGCGCGAACCTCGGGCCGCAGGCGATGCGGAGCGCGCTCCTCGACGCGCTGCCAGAGCTCCCCGATCGCGCCGACGAGCTCGGCGTCGTCGACGTCGGCGACGTGTTCGTCGTCCCGCAGCTCCTCCACGACGAGATGCTCTCGGAGGGACAGAAGGCCGCCACGCGCGCCGCGCTCTACCCGAACGTGAGCGAAGCGCTCCCGGTCTCGCCGCTCTCGATCGCCGAGCGCGCGCTCGACCTCGTATTTTCGCTGAACCCGAACGTCGCGCCGGTGATCCTCGGCGGCGATCACTCCACCGCCTGGCCCGCCGTGTCCGCCCTCTCTCGCGCGCGCAAGGACCGCTGGGGCGTCGTGCAGCCCGACGCGCACACCGATCTCCTCGAGCATCGGCTCGGGATCAAGATCTGCTTCGCGACGTGGTCGTGGCACATCAACGAGATCTTCGGGCGCGACGGCCGCCTCGTGCAGGTCGGCACCCGCGCGTCGCGGCACGACCGCGGCCACTGGGAGTCCGGCCTCGGCGTGCGGCAGTTCTGGGCGGAGGAATGTTTGCGCGACCCGGCGGGTTCTCTCGATCGCCTCGTCGCCCACCTGAAAGAGAAGAAGGTCTCCGGCGTGTACTTCTCGAACGACATCGACGGCACCGACGCGAAGTGGGCCGACGCCACCGGCACGCCGGAGCCGGGCGGGCTCGAGCCCGACTTCGTCGTCGAGCTGATCCGCCGCCTCGGCAGCGAGGTCGGCCTCATCGGCGGCGACGTGATGGAGGTCGCGCCCCCGCTCAAGGAAGACGACAAGACCGTGCAGCTCGCGGTGCGCTACCTCCGCGAGACGCTCGGAGCCATCTGCCACGCCTCGCTCTAG